The Sphingopyxis fribergensis genome contains a region encoding:
- a CDS encoding aspartyl/asparaginyl beta-hydroxylase domain-containing protein — protein MTGQMTWLDQARDAHRRGDLAAETTALDDAIRANRGNIAALLAMAELKRRLADDRAAGSFYRLALGTAAQARRVQPALHAGLQRAEQFLAETDRAFADHLLGQLRGAGIDADTATPRVAEALRMLAGEEPLYLQQPSMFYFPGLAQRPFFNRADFDWVLTVEAATNAIRAELLAMIDNSSDRFGPYVTASPDRPPPNNPLLDKPDWAAAWLWKDGVVADGMGELCPATLAVLEAAPQPVIPGRAPIALFSRLTPGTHIQPHHGMLNTRLICHLPLIVPEGCGIRVGAETRNWREGEMLIFDDSFEHEAWNRGTSDRTILLFEIWRPDIDADERAQLTRIFSAIDSYAEQ, from the coding sequence ATGACGGGGCAGATGACATGGCTGGATCAGGCACGCGACGCTCATCGCCGCGGGGATCTTGCCGCGGAAACCACAGCGCTCGACGACGCGATCCGCGCCAATCGTGGCAATATCGCGGCGCTGCTTGCCATGGCCGAACTCAAGCGTCGCCTCGCCGACGATCGCGCTGCGGGGAGCTTCTACCGGCTGGCGCTAGGAACTGCGGCGCAGGCCAGGAGGGTCCAGCCTGCCCTTCATGCCGGCCTCCAGCGCGCCGAGCAATTCCTTGCCGAAACCGACCGCGCCTTTGCCGACCATCTCCTCGGCCAACTTCGCGGAGCCGGAATCGATGCCGACACCGCGACGCCGCGCGTCGCCGAGGCTCTGCGCATGCTCGCGGGCGAAGAGCCGCTCTATCTGCAGCAACCGAGCATGTTCTACTTCCCCGGCCTTGCGCAGCGCCCCTTTTTCAACCGTGCCGACTTCGATTGGGTCCTCACGGTCGAAGCCGCGACGAATGCGATCCGCGCTGAGCTTTTGGCCATGATCGACAATAGCTCCGATCGTTTCGGCCCTTATGTAACCGCCAGCCCCGACAGACCCCCGCCGAACAACCCGCTGCTCGACAAGCCCGACTGGGCCGCCGCGTGGCTTTGGAAAGACGGTGTGGTTGCTGACGGAATGGGCGAACTCTGCCCTGCCACCCTCGCCGTGCTCGAAGCGGCGCCGCAGCCTGTGATCCCCGGCCGCGCGCCGATCGCGCTCTTCTCGCGCCTGACCCCCGGCACCCACATCCAGCCGCATCACGGCATGCTCAACACCCGCCTGATTTGCCATCTGCCGCTGATCGTTCCCGAAGGCTGCGGCATCCGTGTCGGCGCCGAAACGCGGAACTGGCGCGAGGGCGAGATGCTGATTTTCGACGACAGTTTCGAGCATGAGGCATGGAACCGCGGCACCAGCGACCGCACGATCCTGCTGTTCGAAATCTGGCGTCCCGACATCGACGCCGACGAGCGCGCGCAACTGACGCGCATCTTCTCGGCGATCGACAGCTACGCCGAACAATAA
- a CDS encoding DUF4349 domain-containing protein: protein MQNKLLAGAMALALVGCSEKSAEDAATNDTPAAAAVSEEGAADAAATPRIGTEAAPGVAFDYAYTFRLADDRISKVQEEHAAACETLGIQRCRIVDVRYQLTDEKLVEAQTQFKLDPSIARKFGASAIASVEKAEGVLADASVAGEDVGTEILASQQRSAGSEAEIARLEERLKSGGLDKRERAELLSQISQLRGELGTERQNRRSGEARIAWTSVAFNYASDGGLPGIGHANPFASAGETLMRSGSTALSFVLTLGAAVLPWALLLGLIVAFWRSRFMVAVRRQMRVEAGASDPGTPPAA, encoded by the coding sequence ATGCAAAACAAGCTCTTGGCGGGCGCGATGGCGCTCGCCCTGGTCGGCTGTTCGGAAAAATCTGCCGAAGATGCTGCAACAAACGATACCCCCGCCGCCGCGGCCGTTAGTGAAGAAGGCGCTGCCGACGCCGCTGCCACGCCCCGGATCGGTACCGAAGCCGCCCCCGGCGTCGCCTTCGATTACGCCTACACCTTCCGCCTGGCCGACGACCGCATCTCCAAGGTCCAGGAAGAGCATGCCGCCGCGTGTGAAACGCTCGGCATACAGCGCTGCCGCATCGTCGACGTCCGCTACCAGCTGACCGACGAAAAACTCGTTGAGGCGCAGACCCAGTTCAAACTCGACCCTAGCATCGCGCGCAAGTTCGGCGCCAGCGCGATCGCCAGCGTCGAAAAGGCCGAGGGCGTGCTCGCCGACGCGAGCGTCGCGGGCGAAGATGTCGGCACCGAAATCCTCGCCTCGCAACAGCGGAGCGCCGGCTCAGAGGCCGAAATTGCGCGGCTGGAGGAGCGGCTCAAATCGGGCGGGCTCGACAAGCGCGAGCGCGCGGAACTTTTGTCCCAGATTAGCCAACTGCGTGGCGAACTCGGCACCGAGCGCCAGAACCGCCGCAGCGGCGAAGCCCGCATCGCCTGGACCAGTGTCGCCTTCAACTATGCTAGCGACGGCGGCCTGCCCGGCATTGGCCATGCAAATCCCTTCGCAAGCGCCGGCGAGACACTGATGCGCAGCGGCAGCACCGCACTCAGCTTCGTGCTGACACTTGGCGCGGCCGTGCTGCCATGGGCCCTCCTGCTAGGCCTCATCGTCGCCTTCTGGCGCAGCCGCTTCATGGTCGCAGTCCGTCGGCAGATGCGGGTCGAGGCCGGCGCCAGCGACCCCGGAACCCCACCGGCAGCCTGA
- a CDS encoding HEPN domain-containing protein, protein MDQGRVTPIRACTIEKTLRTPVNFIVHSLHEVNDGLAHGRLFFMEIKKDGIALHEADDTDLHTPRPKTPEQALEAAREYFEDHYPGAIVWLNTSRDLAKQKRHKEAAFLLHQATERLYAGLLPTLTYYTPYNHSIAFLRTLAERLDRRLYGIWPEPSRRERAKLQKLKEAHTMARYSKHYRIGEEELA, encoded by the coding sequence TTGGACCAAGGCCGAGTAACACCCATCCGCGCCTGCACGATCGAGAAGACGCTTCGCACGCCCGTCAACTTCATCGTCCATTCGCTCCATGAGGTGAACGATGGCCTCGCCCATGGCCGCCTTTTCTTCATGGAGATCAAGAAGGACGGGATCGCCCTCCACGAGGCCGACGACACCGATCTCCACACCCCCAGGCCCAAGACGCCCGAGCAGGCGCTGGAGGCGGCGAGGGAGTATTTCGAGGACCACTATCCCGGCGCCATCGTATGGCTGAACACATCGCGCGATTTGGCGAAGCAGAAGCGCCACAAAGAGGCCGCCTTCCTTCTCCACCAGGCCACCGAACGCCTATACGCCGGTCTCCTGCCCACGCTTACCTATTACACGCCTTACAACCACAGCATCGCATTCCTCCGAACGCTCGCCGAAAGACTCGACCGGCGCCTCTACGGCATCTGGCCCGAACCCTCCCGTCGCGAGCGCGCCAAGTTACAAAAGCTCAAAGAGGCCCACACGATGGCAAGATACTCAAAACATTATCGGATCGGCGAAGAAGAGCTGGCGTAG
- a CDS encoding acyl-CoA dehydrogenase family protein — protein MTNPGMDADIYDAFIEQLQRYVRERLIPAEDQLEELGRVPDDILAEMREMGLFGVTMPEEFGGAGMNVSQYVGFIREIAYASPAYRSIISINIGMVCKSLVGFGTQQQKEHWLPKLATGSIAAFGLTEPDSGSDSAAMKTRAVRDCNGYVLNGTKRYITNAPFADVILVMARTNAEALPKNAHVSAFMVARDSPGVSIGKPDGKMGQAGSQIADVILEDVHVDGDALLGGEEGIGFRAAMQSLDNGRLSVAAASVGYAKRMLDAGLKYAMERKAFGEPIANFQLIQAMLADSKAEIYAAECMLADACARADRGEKILVEAAATKMFASEMCGRVADRVVQIHGGAGYLKEYLAERFYRDCRIYRIYEGTTQIQQLVIAKNMIRDFAG, from the coding sequence ATGACCAACCCGGGAATGGACGCCGACATCTACGACGCCTTCATCGAACAGCTGCAGCGCTATGTCCGCGAGCGGCTGATTCCGGCAGAAGACCAGCTCGAAGAACTCGGCCGTGTTCCCGACGATATCCTCGCCGAGATGCGCGAGATGGGCCTGTTCGGCGTCACCATGCCCGAGGAATTCGGCGGCGCCGGCATGAATGTCAGCCAATATGTCGGCTTCATCCGCGAGATCGCCTACGCCTCGCCCGCCTATCGTTCGATCATCTCGATCAACATCGGCATGGTGTGCAAGTCGCTCGTCGGCTTCGGGACGCAGCAGCAGAAGGAGCATTGGCTCCCCAAGCTCGCGACCGGGTCGATCGCCGCCTTTGGCCTGACCGAGCCCGACAGCGGATCGGACAGCGCCGCGATGAAGACGCGCGCCGTGCGCGACTGCAACGGCTATGTGCTGAATGGCACCAAGCGTTACATCACCAACGCCCCCTTCGCCGATGTCATCCTCGTCATGGCGCGCACCAATGCCGAAGCGCTTCCGAAGAATGCGCATGTCAGCGCCTTCATGGTCGCGCGCGACTCGCCGGGCGTGTCGATCGGCAAGCCCGACGGCAAGATGGGCCAGGCGGGATCGCAGATCGCGGACGTGATCCTCGAAGATGTTCATGTCGACGGCGACGCATTGCTCGGCGGCGAGGAAGGCATCGGTTTCCGTGCCGCTATGCAGAGCCTCGACAACGGGCGCCTGTCCGTCGCGGCGGCGAGCGTCGGCTATGCAAAACGCATGCTCGATGCCGGGCTCAAATATGCGATGGAACGCAAGGCTTTTGGCGAGCCGATCGCCAATTTCCAGCTGATCCAGGCGATGCTCGCCGACAGCAAGGCCGAAATCTATGCCGCCGAATGTATGCTTGCCGATGCCTGCGCGCGCGCTGACCGCGGCGAGAAGATATTGGTCGAAGCGGCTGCTACCAAGATGTTCGCCAGCGAAATGTGCGGGCGCGTCGCCGACCGCGTGGTGCAGATCCACGGCGGCGCCGGTTATCTCAAGGAATATCTGGCCGAACGCTTCTATCGCGACTGCCGCATTTACCGCATTTATGAAGGGACGACGCAGATCCAGCAGCTAGTCATCGCGAAGAATATGATACGCGATTTTGCGGGCTGA
- a CDS encoding ATP-dependent helicase encodes MNDTPASLPDLSSPNPSDPPYLQGLNGPQRQAVLTTEGPVLMLAGAGTGKTAALTARLAHIMATRRAWPSEILAVTFTNKAAREMRERIGRMVGDVVEGMPWLGTFHSIAAKMLRRHAELVGLQSNFTILDTDDQLRVLKQLIQAEGLDEKRWPARQLAGLIDKWKNRGLVPADLDAADKEAYADGKGQHFYALYQARLKTLNACDFGDLLLHMLVILKTHRDVLEQYQERFKYILVDEYQDTNASQYLWLRLLAQQRKNICCVGDDDQSIYSWRGAEVANILRFEKDFPGATVIRLEQNYRSTPQILAAASALIAQNSGRLGKTLWTDLEPGDKLRVVGVWDGPEEARRIGEELESLQRRRVSLERAAILVRAQFQTREFEDRFIAIGMPYRIVGGFRFYERAEIRDALAYLRLVQSPADDLAFERIINTPKRGLGDKALARIHQFARHERTPLLHAASRITETDELTPQARRQLANFIAQMRSWQTKANELSHPELTQLILDESGYTAMLQADRSIEAAGRLENLSELVRAMEEYESLEAFLEHVSLVMDRDNNDTTETVTIMTIHAAKGLEFDHVFLAGWEDGVFPSQRSMDEGGTQSLEEERRLAYVAITRARQRASIYHAANRRIYGQWVSSIPSRFIAEIPPEHVDSENSFGGGQSLWRANWSAQGDPFAHVAANAAGRQPARTMTRGPAWQRATAQSSTITRAPAPSERGPAASVGAKARSDLAIGMRVFHEKFGYGDIADIDGNKLEVEFEQAGSKRVLDSFVKLA; translated from the coding sequence GTGAACGATACCCCCGCCTCCCTGCCCGACCTGTCCTCGCCGAACCCCTCGGACCCACCTTATCTGCAAGGGCTCAACGGCCCGCAGCGGCAGGCCGTGCTTACCACCGAGGGCCCGGTGCTGATGCTCGCGGGTGCCGGAACCGGCAAGACCGCGGCGCTGACCGCGCGCCTCGCACATATCATGGCGACGCGCCGCGCCTGGCCGTCCGAAATCCTCGCGGTGACCTTCACCAACAAGGCGGCGCGCGAGATGCGCGAGCGCATCGGGCGGATGGTCGGCGACGTGGTCGAGGGCATGCCATGGCTCGGCACCTTCCACAGCATCGCGGCGAAGATGCTGCGCCGTCACGCCGAACTGGTAGGCTTGCAAAGCAATTTCACCATCCTCGACACCGACGACCAGCTCCGCGTTCTCAAACAGCTGATCCAGGCTGAGGGGCTCGACGAGAAACGCTGGCCCGCCCGCCAGCTCGCGGGTCTGATCGACAAATGGAAGAACCGCGGGCTCGTCCCCGCCGACCTAGACGCCGCCGACAAGGAAGCCTACGCCGACGGCAAGGGCCAGCATTTCTACGCGCTGTATCAGGCGCGGCTGAAGACGCTCAACGCCTGCGATTTCGGCGACCTGCTGCTCCACATGCTTGTGATCCTCAAGACGCACCGTGACGTGCTCGAACAATATCAGGAACGCTTCAAATATATCCTCGTCGACGAATATCAGGACACCAACGCCAGCCAATATCTCTGGCTCCGCCTGCTCGCACAGCAGCGAAAGAACATCTGCTGCGTCGGCGACGATGACCAGTCGATCTATTCGTGGCGCGGCGCCGAGGTCGCGAACATATTGCGCTTCGAAAAGGATTTCCCCGGCGCGACCGTGATCCGCCTCGAACAGAATTACCGCTCGACGCCGCAGATTCTCGCCGCCGCCTCGGCGCTGATCGCGCAGAACTCGGGTCGCCTGGGCAAGACACTGTGGACCGACCTCGAACCCGGCGACAAGCTGCGCGTGGTCGGGGTGTGGGACGGGCCCGAGGAAGCGCGGCGGATCGGCGAAGAACTCGAAAGCCTCCAGCGCCGGCGCGTATCCCTCGAACGCGCCGCGATCCTCGTCCGCGCCCAGTTCCAAACGCGCGAGTTCGAAGACCGCTTTATCGCGATCGGCATGCCGTACCGCATCGTTGGGGGTTTCCGCTTCTACGAACGCGCCGAAATCCGCGACGCGCTCGCCTATCTGCGCCTCGTCCAGTCGCCCGCCGACGATCTCGCCTTCGAACGCATCATCAACACCCCCAAGCGCGGACTCGGCGACAAGGCGCTCGCGCGTATCCATCAGTTCGCGCGTCACGAGCGCACGCCGCTTCTCCATGCCGCGTCGCGCATCACCGAAACCGACGAGCTGACCCCGCAGGCGCGCCGCCAGCTCGCAAACTTCATCGCCCAGATGCGCAGTTGGCAGACCAAGGCCAACGAACTTTCGCACCCCGAGTTGACACAGCTCATTCTCGACGAATCGGGCTATACAGCAATGCTGCAGGCCGACCGCAGCATCGAAGCCGCAGGCCGGCTCGAAAACCTCTCCGAACTTGTCCGCGCGATGGAGGAATATGAATCGCTCGAGGCGTTCCTTGAGCATGTCAGCCTCGTCATGGACCGCGACAACAACGACACGACCGAGACGGTGACGATCATGACGATCCACGCCGCCAAAGGCCTCGAATTCGACCACGTCTTCCTCGCCGGATGGGAAGATGGCGTCTTCCCGTCGCAGCGCTCGATGGACGAAGGCGGCACGCAGAGCCTAGAGGAAGAACGCCGCCTCGCCTATGTCGCGATCACGCGCGCGCGGCAGCGTGCAAGCATCTATCACGCCGCGAACCGCCGCATTTATGGCCAGTGGGTGAGCAGCATCCCCAGCCGCTTCATCGCCGAAATCCCGCCCGAGCATGTCGACAGCGAGAACAGCTTCGGCGGTGGACAGAGCCTGTGGCGCGCGAACTGGTCTGCGCAAGGCGATCCCTTCGCGCATGTCGCCGCCAATGCTGCTGGGCGCCAGCCCGCGCGCACGATGACGCGCGGCCCGGCGTGGCAACGGGCAACGGCGCAATCGTCGACGATCACCCGCGCCCCGGCGCCTTCTGAACGCGGCCCAGCGGCCTCCGTGGGCGCGAAGGCACGCTCCGATCTCGCGATCGGAATGCGCGTCTTCCACGAGAAATTCGGCTATGGCGACATTGCCGACATCGACGGCAACAAGCTTGAAGTCGAGTTCGAACAGGCCGGCAGCAAGAGGGTGCTCGACAGCTTCGTCAAGCTCGCCTGA
- a CDS encoding Rossmann-like and DUF2520 domain-containing protein produces MNDFRFRQPGIIGAGRVAQALAVAFAPQAAAPPFLWGRTPENARTAATRVGAAAVPTIDRLMAECDIVAIAVADDALAGVVADMATVPLTKRARFIFHVSGRSGAAILEPLRDAGALTAAIHPAMTFTGDPQGEARRMAGARFAITGSTAEATAKAKHVVALLGGTAVKIAEEKRALYHAALCHASNHLVTLIAGAAGALKHAGVDDPSGLLAPLVRAALENSLGQGFAGLSGPLLRGDVQTIGGHLDALEEHSPDLLPAYRAMARATLDELKCAGATPSDRLTALDSLLAVP; encoded by the coding sequence ATGAATGATTTCCGTTTCCGTCAGCCCGGCATCATCGGCGCGGGCCGCGTCGCCCAGGCGCTCGCAGTTGCCTTCGCTCCGCAGGCAGCTGCCCCGCCTTTTCTATGGGGCCGAACCCCCGAAAACGCCCGCACGGCTGCGACGCGTGTCGGCGCCGCCGCCGTACCGACGATAGATCGCCTGATGGCCGAATGCGACATCGTCGCGATCGCGGTCGCCGACGACGCCTTGGCAGGGGTCGTGGCCGATATGGCCACCGTCCCGCTGACGAAGCGAGCCCGCTTCATCTTCCATGTCAGCGGACGCAGCGGCGCAGCGATCCTCGAACCGTTGCGCGACGCCGGCGCCCTCACCGCCGCGATCCATCCTGCGATGACCTTCACCGGCGATCCGCAAGGCGAAGCCCGGCGCATGGCCGGCGCGCGCTTTGCGATCACCGGCTCGACGGCCGAGGCGACCGCGAAGGCGAAACATGTTGTCGCGCTACTGGGCGGAACCGCGGTCAAAATCGCCGAGGAAAAGCGGGCGCTCTACCATGCTGCGCTCTGTCACGCGTCGAACCATCTCGTCACCCTGATCGCCGGCGCGGCCGGCGCGCTCAAGCACGCCGGGGTCGACGATCCTTCGGGCCTGCTTGCTCCCCTCGTCCGCGCCGCGCTCGAAAACAGTCTCGGCCAAGGTTTCGCCGGACTATCGGGCCCACTGCTGCGCGGCGACGTCCAGACGATCGGTGGTCATCTCGATGCGCTCGAGGAACACAGCCCCGACCTCCTGCCCGCCTATCGCGCGATGGCACGCGCCACGCTCGACGAATTAAAATGCGCGGGAGCCACGCCCTCGGACCGCCTCACCGCACTGGACAGCCTGCTCGCTGTTCCCTAA
- a CDS encoding RHS repeat domain-containing protein → MTSLINALSQTTSYQYDASGRLTETTAPEGNKAVLAYDARGNVTSRTMKAKPGSGLADIATTASFPASCASAITCNSPTWTKDAKGNQTDYTYDPTHGGVLTITEPADVNGTRPQTRYTYALTGGRYLPNSSSQCVASSSCVGTAAEVKSTITYNGNLLPATIATGAGDGSLTATTGIAYDAIGNVLALDGPLAGTADTTTYRYDAGRRLTGLVGPDPDGGGARKPTAQRMTYSNDGLILKEVGIVDDAGDAAWASFSSQEQVAVTYDANARPVKSELKSGGITYAVSQTSYDAVSRVECSAQRMNSATFGSLPGACSLSATGSHGPDRIAKNTYDAAGRVTKVQTAFGATEQADEVTTSYSNNGRPAYVVDAESNRTAYTYDGHDRLAKTEYPSAAKGANAVNASDYEQLSYDANGNVTSRRLRDGHAINFSYDNLNRVTNIDLPNLVFEVHDKNFSYDLLGRLISATMINGWNSSFVYDALGRQLQENATLGGIARSFDAAGRMTSETLPGGGLTVNYDYDATGNVTSVRENGATSGVGVLATYSFDNLGRRIGVSFGNGSSQSFGYDAVSRLSTLTNDLNGGTTAHDLTQSFSYNPGGQIATATRGNDAYAWDEHYNVDRSYTANGLNQFTAAGSASLGYDARGNLTSSGSNSYTYGPENLLATSSVGGTVRSLYYDVMGRLALVMGDFTNSVRFDYSGTRLISERDWYGNLLRRYVHGPGTDNPIVWYEGSAVNSSTRRFLMADERGSVVSVTDSSNATIGLNRYDEYGIPEASNVGRFGYTGQTWLPELGMWYYKARMYSPTLGRFMQTDPIGYGDGMNWYNYVGSDPVNFVDPSGLKLVCGVKVGDFPADCYETGGPEIPLPPGSGGADPRPPGPSKPKPTPVLPQRPKACDTKLQKVAEVGEVAGDVFIVNGLILAGAGLAVGPEGAVPGLVFAEGGGIVGTLGQAAEDFNHGDSALNIGSRALINIGLGRIAVRGLRIFNGGKVSDVIDDLFEEAIGKSSSEVIEWLDPERC, encoded by the coding sequence ATGACATCGCTCATCAATGCGCTGAGTCAGACGACGAGCTACCAATATGATGCCAGTGGGCGTTTGACGGAGACCACGGCCCCGGAAGGGAATAAGGCCGTTCTGGCATATGATGCACGCGGCAACGTGACGAGTAGGACCATGAAGGCGAAGCCTGGATCCGGTCTCGCAGATATCGCCACGACGGCGAGTTTTCCCGCCAGTTGCGCTAGCGCGATCACCTGCAATAGTCCGACGTGGACGAAGGACGCCAAGGGCAACCAAACCGACTATACATACGATCCCACCCATGGCGGCGTGCTAACAATTACCGAGCCCGCAGATGTTAACGGGACGAGGCCACAGACACGTTACACCTATGCGTTAACGGGCGGCAGGTATCTCCCCAACAGTTCCTCGCAATGCGTTGCATCGAGCTCCTGCGTGGGCACAGCGGCGGAAGTTAAGAGCACGATCACCTACAACGGCAATTTGCTGCCGGCAACCATTGCGACGGGTGCAGGCGATGGTAGTCTCACCGCGACCACCGGAATTGCCTACGATGCCATCGGCAATGTGCTAGCGCTTGACGGTCCGCTGGCTGGAACCGCCGACACCACCACCTATCGCTATGATGCCGGACGTCGACTCACGGGCCTTGTGGGGCCCGACCCCGATGGCGGCGGCGCCCGCAAGCCGACGGCGCAGCGCATGACCTACAGCAACGACGGACTTATTCTAAAGGAAGTCGGCATCGTCGACGATGCCGGGGATGCGGCCTGGGCGTCTTTCTCGTCGCAGGAGCAGGTCGCAGTGACCTACGACGCGAATGCGCGGCCGGTGAAGTCCGAACTCAAGTCGGGCGGCATCACCTATGCCGTCTCGCAGACGAGCTATGACGCGGTGAGCCGCGTCGAATGCTCGGCGCAACGCATGAATAGCGCGACGTTTGGGTCTCTCCCCGGTGCCTGCTCGCTCAGTGCAACGGGCAGCCACGGCCCCGATCGTATCGCGAAAAACACCTATGACGCGGCCGGTCGCGTGACAAAGGTCCAGACCGCATTTGGCGCGACTGAACAAGCGGACGAGGTCACGACAAGCTATTCGAACAATGGCCGCCCTGCCTATGTCGTCGATGCAGAAAGCAATCGAACGGCGTACACCTATGACGGCCACGATCGCCTTGCCAAGACCGAATATCCGTCGGCGGCGAAGGGAGCGAACGCGGTTAACGCATCCGATTATGAACAGCTATCTTACGACGCCAACGGCAATGTGACGAGTCGGCGTCTGCGCGATGGGCACGCGATCAATTTCAGCTATGACAATCTGAATCGGGTCACGAATATCGATCTTCCCAATTTAGTGTTCGAGGTACATGATAAGAATTTCAGCTACGATCTGCTGGGCCGCCTGATTTCCGCGACGATGATCAATGGCTGGAATAGCAGCTTTGTCTATGACGCGCTCGGTCGACAGTTGCAGGAAAATGCGACCCTCGGCGGGATTGCGCGTAGCTTCGACGCGGCCGGACGTATGACGAGCGAGACGCTTCCAGGTGGCGGCTTGACGGTCAACTACGATTATGATGCGACGGGTAATGTTACTTCCGTTCGCGAAAATGGCGCCACGAGTGGTGTCGGCGTCCTCGCCACCTACTCTTTTGATAATTTGGGACGGCGCATCGGCGTGAGCTTCGGCAATGGTAGCTCGCAGAGTTTTGGGTATGATGCTGTGTCGAGGCTATCGACGCTGACGAACGATCTCAATGGCGGTACGACGGCGCATGACCTGACGCAAAGCTTCTCCTATAATCCGGGCGGCCAGATTGCGACCGCAACTCGAGGTAACGATGCCTATGCGTGGGACGAGCACTATAATGTTGATCGCAGCTACACTGCGAACGGTCTCAATCAGTTCACCGCTGCGGGCTCGGCTTCCCTGGGATATGATGCGCGCGGCAATCTGACGAGCTCGGGAAGCAATTCTTACACTTATGGCCCCGAGAACCTCTTGGCGACGTCCAGTGTCGGCGGAACAGTTCGGTCGCTCTACTATGATGTGATGGGCAGGCTTGCGTTAGTAATGGGGGACTTCACCAATTCGGTCAGGTTCGATTATTCAGGCACGCGCCTGATCTCGGAACGCGACTGGTATGGAAACTTGCTTCGGCGATATGTACATGGTCCGGGTACAGACAACCCCATTGTCTGGTATGAAGGCAGCGCGGTCAACAGCAGCACGCGCCGGTTCTTGATGGCCGACGAGCGCGGAAGCGTCGTAAGCGTAACCGATAGTTCCAACGCGACGATTGGACTTAACCGCTACGACGAATACGGCATTCCAGAGGCCAGCAATGTTGGGCGGTTTGGATATACTGGGCAGACGTGGCTTCCCGAACTCGGCATGTGGTATTACAAGGCGCGGATGTATTCTCCCACGCTCGGCCGGTTCATGCAAACTGATCCCATCGGGTATGGCGACGGGATGAATTGGTATAACTACGTGGGTAGCGATCCGGTGAATTTTGTCGATCCGAGCGGTTTGAAATTGGTCTGTGGCGTTAAGGTCGGAGATTTTCCTGCCGATTGTTATGAAACGGGCGGCCCTGAAATACCTTTGCCTCCAGGTTCTGGCGGAGCTGATCCCCGACCTCCCGGTCCTTCTAAGCCGAAGCCGACACCCGTGCTGCCGCAACGGCCCAAGGCATGCGATACTAAGTTGCAGAAGGTTGCCGAAGTGGGCGAAGTAGCGGGCGACGTGTTCATAGTTAATGGGCTCATATTGGCCGGTGCAGGTTTAGCGGTCGGACCTGAAGGCGCAGTGCCGGGTCTCGTTTTCGCCGAGGGCGGCGGGATTGTCGGCACTTTAGGGCAAGCAGCAGAAGATTTCAACCATGGGGACTCTGCACTCAATATCGGCAGCCGAGCGTTGATCAATATCGGGTTAGGTAGGATTGCTGTGCGGGGCTTGAGGATATTCAATGGTGGCAAGGTATCTGACGTTATCGATGATCTATTCGAGGAAGCAATTGGGAAAAGTTCTTCAGAAGTGATTGAATGGCTCGATCCGGAGAGATGCTAG